From Demequina capsici:
ATGAGCATCTCGGGACGTGGCGGGCAGCCCGGCAGGTAGATGTCCACAGGGACGATGTGGTCCACGCCCTGGACGATCGCGTAGTTGTTGAACATGCCGCCGGAGGAGGCGCAGACGCCCATGGACAGCACCCACTTGGGGTCGGCCATCTGGTCGTACACCTGGCGGACGATCGGGGCCATCTTGTTGGACACACGGCCGGCGACGATCATGACGTCGGCCTGGCGCGGGGAGCCGCGGAAGACCTCGGAGCCGATGCGCGCGATGTCGAAACGCGAGGTGCCGGTGCCCATCATCTCGATGGCGCAGCAGGCCAGGCCGAAGGTGGCTGGCCACATGGAGCCCGCGCGTGCCCAGCCCACGAAGGACTCGACGGTGCCGAGCATGAACGGAGGTGCGCTCTCTTCAAGTCCCATGGGTCACTCCCAGTCGAATCCGCCGCGGCGCCACTCGTACACGAACGGGATCGTGATGAGGGCGAGGAAGGTCATGATGGCGATCAGGCCGAACCAGCCGAGCGCCTGGTGGGCGATGGCCCACGGGTACAGGAACACGACCTCGATGTCGAAGATGATGAACGTCATGGCCGTGAGGTAGTACTTCACGGGGATGCGTCCGCCGCCCTTGGCGAGCGGGGTGGGCTCCAGGCCCGACTCGTATCTGTCGAGCTTCGCCGCGTTGTCGCGGTGGGGTCCGAGGATGCGGCTAGCTCCGAGGCCGCCGAGCGCCATCAGTGCGGCGATCGCGACCATCACCAGGATCGGCACGTAGGGGTTCACGCGCGCTCTCCCTCCCTGTTTGCGACTGTCATTGTCGAGGTCAGGCCGCCGGCGCGATGCGTACGAGGGCCGACAACAGCTTGTCGGACCAGTTTCCGCCCCGGGGCTCGTAGACGTCTGCCAGCAGTCTAGAGACAAATTCCATGACTAGTGGACGAGGCAACCCGTACTTCACGCAGATGCTCATCACCGTCGGGTACTCGATCAGGGTCGCGAAGACACGGCCCAGCGAGTAGTAGCCGCCCAGGTCGTCCTTCATCATCCGGGCGTACGACGCCAGAGCGGCCTGGTACGCACGGTCGTCGTTGCCGGCGGCGCGGGCGGCGACGGCCGCCTCGGTGGCACGGCGCGCTGCCTGCATGGCGTACGCGATGCCCTCGCCGTTGAAGGGGTTGACCATGCCGCCGGAGTCGCCGACGAGCATCATGCCTGGCACATAGTGCGGCTGCCGGTTGAAGGCCATGGGGATGGCCGCGCCCTTGATCTGACCCACCTGCTCGCCGAGCTCCCAGTCGGCGGCGGAGTGGTCCAGCCAGTCGCGCATGAGCGCACGGTGATCCAGCCCGGACGGGGTGCCCTTGGCGCTGAGCGTGCCCAGGCCGACGTTGGCGGTGCCGTCGCCGAGCGGGAAGATCCAACCGTATCCGGGAAGCAGGTTCGAGCTGCCTCGCTCGCCCGACCAGATCTCGAGGTGGCCCTCCATCCACTCCTCCTCATGGCGGGGGGTCTCGATGTAGGTGCGGACGGCGACGCCCATGGGGCGGTTGACCTTGCGCTCGATGCCGAGCCCGAGCGCGAGGCGTGCGCTCACGCCGTCGGCGGAGATGATGAGGGGCGCCCGGTGCTCGACGGGGTCACCCACCTTGCGGCCCTTCTCGTCGGTCTCGCGGGCGATGACGCCGACGACGCGCGCCTCTCCCCCGGGCCGGACGGCGGCGGCGCGCTCGGCCGTGTCCTTGTCGACGACGAACTCGCCGTCGCCATCGCGGACGATCAGGGAGTCGACGTGCCAGCCCTCGCGGACGTCGGCGCCGGCGGCGCGCGCGTGCTGGGCGAGCCGGTGGTCGAACTGGGCGCGGGGAAGGCTGAGCCCGTAGTCCGGGAACGACTCCAGGTCGTGCCATGGGAACTCGAGTCGATGCCCGCCGCCGACCATGCGCAGCCCGCGGTTGGGGATCCAGCCCTCGTCGCGCGGGGTCTCCAGCCCGATGAGCTGCAGCTCCTTGACCGCGCGGGGCGTCAGGCCGTCGCCGCAGACCTTCTCACGCGGGTAGTGCGACTTCTCGAGCGCGATGACGTCGAAACCTTCGACCGCCAGGTAGCGGGCGGCGGCGGCGCCGCCCGGTCCGGCGCCGACGACGATCACATCCGCCTCAGTCCTCACCCGCCTAGGTTAGACGCCCCGCACAAGTGCTCGATGACATGTCAATGCAACACCTGTATACGAAAGGGGCATGACGGCCGCCGTGCAGTCGTGCCGCGCGCCGGTCCTAGGCTGAGGACGTGACCCTTCAGCTCCCCGCCATGCCGACGTTGGCTGCGCGCACCATCGCGGTCGACGCGCCTGAGGATCTGCTCGCGCTGATCCCTGACGGGGGCATGGCGTGGGTGCGTCGCGGCGACGGGATGATCGCGTGGGGCGAGGTGGCGCGGTTCGACTCGCGCGGCTCCTCTCGGATCGATGACGCTGCGACCTGGTGGCGGCGCCTCACCCGTCATGCGGTGGTGAGGGACGACGTGCACGTGCGCGGGTCCGGCCTCGTCGCCTTCGGCTCGTTCTCCTTCGCCGACGCCTCCGTGCACGGCGGCACCCTGATCGTTCCCCGCTTCATCCTGGGCGTGCGCGAGGGACGCGGCTTCCTCACCGAGATCTCAGACGACGGCGCTCACGGCCATGCGCCCAACCTCGCCTCCGCGCTCGGCACGACCACCCCTGCGGCCCCTCTTCCTCGGCTCACCGAGGAGGACGGCGACCGCGACGCGTGGAACGCCGCCGTCGAGTCCGCCGTGGCACGCATCCGGGCGGGCGAGGTGGACAAGGTGGTGCTGGCCCGCGCGGTCGGCGCCCACGCGGACTCTCCCGTGGACCCGCGCTCGCTGATGCCGTACCTCGCCAGGGAGTACGACGGCTGCTGGACCTTCCACGTGGACGGCCTCGTGGGCGCCACGCCCGAGCTGCTCGCCCGCGTGGACCATGGGTTGGTCACCTCGCGGGTGCTCGCGGGGACGATCCGGCGCACCGGCGACGCGACAGCGGACCTGGCGCGCGCCGCCTCGCTCGCGCACTCGTCGAAGGACCGGGAGGAGCACGCGTTCGCGGTGCGCTCGGTCACCCAGGTGCTCGCCTCGCATTGCGCGTCGGTGAACGTGCCGGACGAGCCGTTCGTGCTGCACCTGCCGAACGTGATGCACCTGGCCACCGACATCACCGGCTCGCTGGACCATGCGGCGACCGTGCTGGAGCTCGTGCGCGAGCTGCACCCCAGCGCGGCGGTCTGCGGCACGCCCACGCTTGCGGCCGCGCGCCTCATCGACTCGCTCGAGGGCTTGGACCGCGGTCGCTACGCCGGCCCGGTGGGGTGGATCGACGGTGCAGGCGACGGCGAGTGGTGCATCGGCCTGCGGTCAGCGGAGATCGACGCGGACGACCCGCGCCAGGTGAGGATGTTCGCCGGCTGCGGGATCGTCGCCGCGTCGGAGCCCGCCTCGGAGTGGGCCGAATCCGAGGCGAAGCTGGAGCCGATGCGCCACGCGCTCCGCCTCGGCTGACCCTGCTTAGCCTGCCGCGACCACCTGCACGAAGCCCGAGTACCCGTCGGGCACGTTGACCACGCCTGAGAGCCGCCCCGTGGGGCGGACGAGCACCACCTGCGCGGCGGTGCCGTCGTCCCCGGGGGACCACAGGGCGAGGGCCGTGCCGGTGAAGATCCCAGCGGTCGCCTTGGCGGCCCCCTCGGGGAGCGCCCACTTGAGCGTGCCGTCGATCCCGTAGACGCTGCCCGCGACCAGGATCCGCGAGCCCGACACCGCGAACGCCAGGCCGCCCGCCGCAGGCACGGTCGCGGCGGACGCGTAGGTCGCGGTGGTCGGTTCCAGGGCCCACACCGTGGTCTGGTCGTCGGCGCACACGACGATCGCCTGCCTGTCCGCGTCCCACGCCTCGGGCTCGCACGCGGAGCCCCCGAGCGGCGCGCCCGAGGACACGTCGTCCGCGCCGGCGGTCGAGGCGACGATCGACGACGGCGCGCTGCCGATCGCGGTGAGCGCCGTCGTGCCGTCCGCGCTGGACACCAGGCCGTGCCGATCCGCAGCGTCGCCCAGCCTGGTGGCGGTGCCGTCGACCGTCGACACGGCGTCGACCGTGCGGCTGCCTGCCGGTCCGGACTCCACGAGGATCTGTGTCGCGTCCGCTCCTGCCGGCACGGCGACCACCGGATCCTGCCAGCCGGCGCCCAGCGAGGCCGCGTCACCCGTGGCGAGCGCGACCGTCCGCAGCGTCCCGTCCGACGGGTCGAGCACCACGGCACGTCCGTCGGCGAGCATCGCGAGCAGCCGCGAGCCTGCCGGCAGGACGGGCCCCAGGTACAGCCCGCCCGACGGGTCGACCGCGGCGAGCGTGACCGCACCGGACCCGTCCACGAGCGTGGTCACCACCCAGCCCTCGCCCATCGCGGCGACCACGGAGTCGTCCAGTCCCGGGAGCGCCGTCGCAGTGGGCGAGGGCGACGACGTGTCCGAGCTGGAGACGCTCGGCGCCGTGGCCGACGCCGACGGCACACCGGATCCGCCGGCATCGCCCCACGGATACGTGAGGGCCCACAGGCTGCCGATCACGACGAGGCCCAGCACGACCGTCCAGGCGATCCAGAATCGGGGCCCGCGCAAGGGACGCATCAGGCGCCCCGCCGCTCATCACCGTCGGCTCCGGCGCCGGCTCCCGGGAGCAGCACCTCGACGATCTCCACGCCGGCAGGGGCCGGAGCGAGCGCGGCACGCAGCGACTCCGCATCCGACACCTCGGCGTAGGACGCGCCGTACGCGGCCGCGATCGGCGCGAGGTTCACCCCGTGCGGGGTGGTGAAGACCCGCTCCACGTTCGCAGGATCGGCACCCGAATGCTCGAGCATGCCGAAGATCCGCCCGCCGCCGTCGTTCACCACGACGATCCGCAGATCCGGTCGGCGCTCACGCGGGCCGACCAGCAGGCCACCCACGTCGTGCAGGAACGTCACGTCGCCCATCACCGCCGTCACGGGACGATCGGAGGCCAGCGCAGCGCCCATCGCGGTGGACACCGTGCCGTCGATGCCGGCCAGGCCGCGGTTCGCGATCAGGACCGGCGCGGAGGCCGGGTCCCACGCGGGCGCCACGCGGTCGAGCGCGCGGATGCTGCCCGACGAGCCGACCACGCACAGGTCGCCTGCAGCGAGCGATGCGGCGAGCTCCACGGCGACGGCGTCGGCGCCCCACGGGTCGGGCCGCGGGGCCGGAGCGGCCTGCCAGTAGCCCAGCCACACGTCGTCCGGCGCCGGGGCGTCCTTCGCGAGCTGGAACCACTCGTCCGGCACGGTCTCCTCGACCCTCGTCGCGTGACGCGGCGCCTCCTTCCAACGGGCCCCGTGCGCCGCGATCCGGAGATCCTTCGCCTTGCCGATCAGCTCCTGCACCTCACGCGTCAAGGTGGGCCGTCCCACCACCACGACGATCGTCGCCTCGCCTGCCACGGTGCGTCCGCGGTCGGAACGGAGGAACGCCAGATAGCCCGGGATGCAGCATTCGCCCGCGCGCGCGCCGGAGGTCGGCTCGGCGAGCAGCGGCCACCGATGCGTCTCCGCCAGCCGCCGGGCGTCGTCGCCCGCGCCGTCGCCCGCGATGACGATGCCGCGCCTCTTGGCGGGCAGAGGCGCAGGTCCGCCGACGAAAGCGTCGAAGATGCCCGATGCCCTCCACCTGCCTCGCGGCTCAGGCTCACGGTGCGAGATCAGCACGGGCCACGGACCGCCGTCGTCCTGCAGCGGCGCCCGGAAGTCGAGGTTGAGGTGCACGGGACCCTTGCCGGGCAAGGTGTCATGCTCGCTCTCCGTGCCCATCGCCGCGTCCACCGCGCGCGCGGCCATGCGGGCGGCGCGACCGTCGCCCTCCCGCTCCGTGGGAGCCGCAGACTCGACCGACCAGCGCACGAAGGAGTCGAACAGGCCCACCTGATCGGTGGTCTGGTTGGCGCCCACGCCCTTGAGCTCGCCGGGGCGGTCGGCCGTCAGGAGCAGCAGCGGCACCCCCGAGTGGTGCGCCTCCATGACCGCCGGCATCAGGTTGCCGACCGCGGTGCCCGACGTGGTGACGATCGCGACAGGCGCGGCCTCGCCTGCAGCCGCGCGCGCCTTCGCGATGCCGAGCGCCAGGAAGCCCGCGGCACGTTCGTCGATGCGCACATGCAGCTCGATCTCCGGAGCGTTCTCGGGGCGGTCGGGCCTGGCAGCGGCCGCGAGCGCATGCGCCAGCGGTCCCGAGCGGGAGCCCGGGCACAGCACATAGTCACGCACGCCGTGCAGGGCCAGCCCGGCGATCAGCTCGCGCGAGAACGCGGCCGACGGGAACGTGCCGGTCACACGATCACCTCCAGCGGCCGCAGGCGCATCTCGCCATCCACAGGGACCAACGGTTCGGACACCGTGTCCGCTGCCAGCAGCGCGCTCGTGCCCAGACCGCAGGCATACGGAAGGCGATCGACCGCGAGCGCGAGCGCCAGGCCCGCAGCGAGCCCCACCGACGACTCCATGGCGCTCGAGACGACGATCGGCACGTCGTAGCGGTCCACCACGTCCAGGCATACGCGTACGCCGCCCATCGGGGCCGCCTTGAGGACCAGGATGTCCGCAGCGCCCAGGCGCATCACCTCGTCGGCGTCGCCGGGGATCCGTACCGACTCGTCGGCGGCCACCAGCACGTGCGTGTGGCGTCGCACCTCCGCCAGCTCCGCGGCCGTGCGGCACGGCTGCTCCACGTACTCCAGTCCGCCCCCGCCCCCTGCGCGCGCCGCCGCGTCCAGCTCCTTCAGCGACCTCACCGCCGTGTCGACGTCCCAGGCGCCGTTCGCGTCCACCCGCACCCTGCCTGCCGGCCCGAGCGCACGCGCGACCGCTTCGACGCGCCGCACGTCGTCCTTCAGCGACACGGTGCCTGCGACCTTGACCTTGGCGGTCGTGCAGCCGTTCGCCACGGCCAGCTGGGCGGCGCGTCCGGCGGGAAGCTCCGGGACGATGCTGTTGACGGGAACGCTGTCCCGCACCGCGGCTGGCCACAGGCCGTTCGCGGCCTCCATGGCGGCCGCCCACCACCTCGACGCCCGGCCGGGTGTGTAGTCGGCGAACGGCGAGTACTCGCCCCACGCGTCGGATCCGTCGGGTGCCGTACCCCTCACGAGGACTCCCGAGCGTTCCGTCACCCCTCGAAAGCGAGTGGACAGCGGCACGCGGAAGGGGCGGAACTCCATGAGCACAGCCTAGGCGGGACGGTCGGTGGCGCGATGCCGACGGACCAGCCTGCGGACTGGCAGCCGACTACCCTGGCGGCATGAGCGAGATCCCCACCCAGGTGTCGGACCTGATGGATCCCACGCAGTGGCGTGCGATCGACGGCTTCCCTGATGCGGACATCACCTACCACCGCTGGGTGGCGCGGACCGAGGACGGCGAGCGGGACCTTCCGGCCGTGCGCATCGCATTCAACCGGCCGGAGGTGCGCAACGCCTTCCGCCCGCAGACGGTGGACGAGCTCTACCGGACGATCGACCATGCCCGGCAGACCGTGGACGTCGCCGCGATCATCCTCACCGGCAACGGCCCGGCGGCCGACGGCGTGCACGCCTTCTGCTCAGGCGGCGACCAGCGCATCCGCGGACGCGACGGCTACCTCTACGAAGGATCGGCCACCGACGCCCCCGCCTACGGCGGACGTCTGCACATCCTCGAGGTGCAGCGGCTCATGCGGAACTCGCCGAAGGTCACCATCGCGGCCGTCAACGGCTGGGCGGCCGGCGGCGGGCACTCGCTTCACGTGGTCGCGGACCTGTCCCTCGCGTCGAAGGAGCACGCGCGCTTCAAGCAGACCGACGCGAACGTCGGCAGCTTCGACGCCGGCTACGGTTCCGCGCTGCTCGCCCGCCAGGTGGGCGACAAGCGGGCGCGCGAGATCTTCTTCCTGGCGCGCGAGTACTCGGCTGCGGACGCCGAGGCGTGGGGCGCGGTCAACGAGGCCGTCCCGCACGCGGAGCTCGAGTCGAAGGCGCTCGAGTACGCGGCGATGGTCGCCACCAAGTCCCCGCAGGCGATCAGGATGCTGAAGTTCGCGTTCAACCTGGCGGATGACGGACTGGCAGGTCAGCAGGTGTTCGCCGGCGAGGCGACACGCATGGCGTACATGACGGATGAGGCGCAGGAGGGACGCGACGCGTTCCTGCAGCACCGCCAGCCGGACTGGACGCGCTTCCCCTACGCGTACTGACCCCGCCGCGGTGCGCGGTCGCCGCGTGCGGGATGTCAGGAGATGCCGACGGTTCCGGACTCCGGCACCAGCTCCACCCACGTCTGGCCCGGCATCAGCGACACGTCCTGGCCGTCCGCCTGCATCACGATCGGGTCGCGCATGCCGTTCTTGGACCACGTGATCTCGATCGCCTTGTCACCGGAGACGAGCCAGCCGCTGCCGCTCTCGCCCGCGAGCAGGGTCTCAGGCACCTCGGCGCCGCCGCCCGACGAGTTGTAGGTGATCTTGACGCGCAGCACCACCACGTTCGTCGCGGAGATCTGCGTGCCGTCGGTGGTCCGGTGGGCGTCGCCCCACTCGTAGCGCTTCCACAGGCTGGTGGTCGGGTCCCACGTCCAGCTGGGGTGCGAGTATCCCGACAGCACCAGGTCGATCTGGCTCGCCGTCGAGCCCGACTTCTGCGCCGTCGCATACGCGTCCGGGTATGCGAAGTCCCACTGCGCCGGCGGCGCGGGGTCGTCGGACGAGGTCTGCTCGTAGATCTTGTCCAGGTGCGCGTGAAGATTGTGCGGCGCGGGCTTGTCCTGGGTCCGGTAGAAGCCGTAGTCGCCCAGGTCCTGCGTGATCTGCTCGATCCCGGCGGCGGAGTTCTGGCTGATGAAGCCGGGCTGGGCGCCCGAGAAGACGAGCGGGCCGAGCAGGGGGCCCACGATGTTCTTGTCCATGGGCCGCATGGAGCGGACCGGGCCGACCGAGTCAGGGATCGTCGAGTGGTACACCGCGACCAGGCGGGCGATGCCTCCCTCGACGTACTCCTCGTAGACGATGTCCGCGTACTGGAGGTTCTCCTGCGGCCGGCCCTCGCTCGAGTTCTCGATCTTCACCGAGAGCGCGGGCCTGGACAGGTCCTCCTCGGAAGCCGATGTGGCGTCGAGACCGGTGAGCGGCCACACGACGGCCGGCCTCGGGTCGGCGGGCGGCGACGGGACGTCCCCGCGGACGCCCTCAGCCGAGTAGCTGAGACTCACCGGCGGGGACGTCTCCACCGCCGGCGCGCACGCCGCCAAGAGCAGTGCCACGGCCGTCGCCATGGCGGCCCCACCCCGAACCCGCATGCTGGTCACCTCGCCAGCATAGGTGGGACCTAGGCTTGATCCGATGAACTACGCGCCGCTCGCCCCAGGTCCGGACAGGGCCGTCGCCGCCGCATTGAGCGGCGCCGCTGCGGGGATCGGCGCACCCACGTCAGGCTCCACGGCGTCGCCGCGGCAGGTGCTCGTGTCCGGCGCCGCCATGCGCGCGGCGGCCCAGGCGACCGACCGTCGGCTCGGCGGGCCAGGCGACTGGCTGCTGGCCATGCCCGCGGACCGCATCGCCGGCGCGATGGTGCTGGCGCGTGCGCTGCTGTCCGGATCGCATGTGGAACGGATGCCGCAGGGGTCCTTCTCGCCGGAGCGCTTCGCGCGGTCGGTCGACGCGCTCGTCTCCGCAGGTGGCGCCGACGGAACGGCGCTGGGGCGGCGCTACGTCTCGCTCGTGCCCACCCAGCTGGGCCGGCTGCTCGACTCCCCCGTCGGCCGTACGGCGCTCCAGGCGTTCGATGCGGTCCTGATCGGAGGCGCCGCCCTGCACAGGGACGACGCCCCGGCGAACATCGTGACCACCTACGGCATGACGGAGACGTCAGGCGGGTGCGTGTACGACGGAGTCCCGCTCGACGTCGCGCGCGTCGCGATCGACGCCGACGGCCGGGTCCTCCTCAAGGGGCCGATGCTGGCCGACGGGTACGCGTCCGCGTCGGGACAGCCCGAACGGGATCCTGACGACTGGCCGGTGATCGACGGCGAGACCTGGCATCGCACCCGTGACCTGGGCGTCATGGACGACGGCCGGCTGCGCCTGCTGGGCAGGGCCGACGACGTGATCATCAGCGGCGGGGTCAACGTGCATCCGCTGCGTGTGGAGCGTGCGCTGACGGCGATGCCCGCGATCGCCGAGGCGGTCGTCGTCGGCGTGAGCGACGCCGAGTGGGGCGAGCGCGTCGGAGCCGTCGTCACCGTCGACCCGGACGCGACCCCACCGGTGCTCGACGACGTGAGGTCGGCTCTCACCACGGTGCTCACGCGCGCCGAGCTCCCCCGTCAGCTGCTCGTCGTGCACGCCCTGCCCCGGCTCGACAGTGGCAAGATCGACCGCAGGCAGGCACGACGCCTCCTCGAATCCCCGAACGGAGACGCATGACCACCATGCAGGACTGGGTCGCCGGCGCTCGACCCCGCACCCTCTGGACAGCGGTGACCCCTGTCGCGGTCGGCACGGCCTGCGCGATCGCCGTGGACGGCTTCCATCTGCTGATCGCCCTCCTCGCCCTGGGGGTCGCGCTGTCGCTGCAGATCGCATCCAACTACGCCAACGACTACTCGGACGGCGTGCGCGGCACCGACATGGACCGGGTGGGCCCGGACCGGCTGGTCGCCTCGGGCAAGGCCTTGCCGTCGTCCGTCAAGCGTGCGGCGTTCCTCATGTTCGGCGTGGGCGCGCTGCTGGGCCTGTGGCTCGTGATCGTGGCCGGCCAGTGGTGGTGGCTGATCGTGGGTGCGCTCGCCATCGCCGCGGCCTGGACGTACACGGGGTCGTCGCGCCCCTACGGGTACGACGGCTGGGGCGAGGTGTCAGTCTTCGTATTCTTCGGGCTGGTCGCGGTGCTCGGCACCATGGTCGCGCAGGCTGCGCAGATCACGTGGTGGGCGGTGGTCGCTGCCGCCGGCGTGGGGTTCACGTCCGTGGCGATGCTCATGGTCAACAACATCCGGGACATCGAGACGGATGCGCTCACCGGCAAGCGCACGCTCGCCGTGAAGCTGGGCCCGCAGCGTGCGAGGCATGCGTTCCTGGGCGTCATGATGGCGCCGGTCGCGTGCGCTCTGCTCGTCTCGTTCGCGCACCCGTGGGCACTGCTCGCGACCATCATGGCGCTGCCGTCGCTGCTGATCGGTCTCGCGGTCCGGGGCCCCTTCGAGGGTCGCGCGCTCGCGCCGATCTTCATGGCCACCAGCGGTGTCGGCCTCGGCTACGGCGTGCTGCTGGCCGTCGGCATCGCGCTCTAGGGAGTCCGCAACAGCTCCGAGTCGATCTCCCTCGGCACCCCGACGGACGACGTGCATGTGAGAAGCGCAGCCGCTCCCGTGGAGGCCGCGACGAGCATCGCGGTGGCGCTCCAGTCCGGGGTACGGACCAGGCCGCCCGCATACTGCCATGCGAGACCGCCGAAGATCCCCGCAACGAGCGCGACGGCGGTGCCCGAGACGAGGGTCGACGCGACCTCCCAGCGATGCGCGCGGCGGATCATCGCGAGCGGCATGCCCATGATCAGCAGCTCGTGATCAGGCCGGAGGCGGCCGACTGAACGGTCGGCCAACGCCGTCGCAAGCGCGAGGGCGGTCATGGCGGTCGCGAGGATGAGCCCCAACTGGATGAAGCCGTCGATCATGGCGATGTTCTGGCCGCTCGCCGGGTCCAGCCCTACCGCCGACGGCTGACTGTAGGGCGCGACGCGGTAGATGCTGGCGAGCGTCGCGGTGACCTCGGCCCGTGGCACCGTCAACACCATCAGGGCGTCTTCTGAGTACAGCGTGGAGCCGTCCGTCTCGGTGGTGGGCCCATAGCGCACACTGTCGAGGACTGGCTGCGGGTCAACGGTGATGAGCGCCGAGACGCCACCCTCGACAAGGAACGAGGCGACCTCGTCGGGCAATGCCCCGGTGGCGAGCGACGCAAGATCGAGCGCCGCGAAAGCAGACGAGTCGAGCACGGCAGCCGTCGCCGCGTCGATGCGTCCTCCCGGCGTCAGCGTCTCCCCAGGCTCACAGTCGAGACGTTGAGCGGACGTGATCGTCCGCAGCATCTCCTCCACGGACCCACAGGTCGCGACGGCGATCGTGGCTGTGGACCCAGTCGCACCGTCACCCGCGACGAGCACCAGAACCGGCGCAGCCACGCTCTTTCGCAGCTGAGCGCGGGCTCCATCGGGCAGCTCCGAGACGGACACCGAGACAGGAACGTAGTCCGCGGCCGGCTCGCTCACGGCACGCGCGTCGCGAGTCTGTCCGATGGTGACCCCAACGGCCATGACAAGGAGCGCGAGACCGATGACGAGGCCCGAGCTCGCCCGGGGTTCGAATGCGGCGCGCGCGCCACCGATACGGGCCGCGAGATTGGTGCTGCGCCGGGCGACGAACACTCCCGTCCACCGCACGAGCTCCGGAAGCGCGATGATGAGACCGACCGCCGTGACGAGGATGGCGCCGCTCATCACCAGGTCCAGCTTGACAGGCATGGAGCCTGGTTCCCTTGCGACACCAGCCAGCACTTGACCACCGAGCGACACGATGCCTGTCGCGAGCGGCAGCAACCGCCACGACGCTCTCCTGGGCGCCCCTTCGTGCTGCCTCGCGGCTGCTCGGGTGGCGCCAACGGGGAGGGATGTCCGCGCTCCTGCGAGCACAGCGAGCGTCAGGACGACGATCCCCGAGATGCCCGCGAGGGCCGGCGTGAGCGCAGTGTCCTTCGCGAACCAGGTGGTACCGAGCACGTGCGATCCCGCCGACCAGGTGTTGACCACCGGGTAGACAGCGAGCGCCGCAACCCACCCGACGGCCGCGAGCACCACGTTCTCGACTCCATTGATCCTCCGCACAAGCTTCTCCGGGGCGCCGAGAAAACGAAGCACTGTCCACCTGCTCCGGCGCGCCGCTGCAGAAAGCCTCGCAGCGACGACGAGGAACGCGACCACCGGCAAGCCGACCAGCCCGGCCATCAGCAGTGTCAGCGCAGCGATCTGACCGGCAGACGGCGGCGCAGTGTCGAGGTCCATCGCGCCGTTCGACGCGTCGGTCGCCGCCAA
This genomic window contains:
- a CDS encoding DUF3048 domain-containing protein → MALLLAACAPAVETSPPVSLSYSAEGVRGDVPSPPADPRPAVVWPLTGLDATSASEEDLSRPALSVKIENSSEGRPQENLQYADIVYEEYVEGGIARLVAVYHSTIPDSVGPVRSMRPMDKNIVGPLLGPLVFSGAQPGFISQNSAAGIEQITQDLGDYGFYRTQDKPAPHNLHAHLDKIYEQTSSDDPAPPAQWDFAYPDAYATAQKSGSTASQIDLVLSGYSHPSWTWDPTTSLWKRYEWGDAHRTTDGTQISATNVVVLRVKITYNSSGGGAEVPETLLAGESGSGWLVSGDKAIEITWSKNGMRDPIVMQADGQDVSLMPGQTWVELVPESGTVGIS
- a CDS encoding AMP-binding enzyme; the protein is MNYAPLAPGPDRAVAAALSGAAAGIGAPTSGSTASPRQVLVSGAAMRAAAQATDRRLGGPGDWLLAMPADRIAGAMVLARALLSGSHVERMPQGSFSPERFARSVDALVSAGGADGTALGRRYVSLVPTQLGRLLDSPVGRTALQAFDAVLIGGAALHRDDAPANIVTTYGMTETSGGCVYDGVPLDVARVAIDADGRVLLKGPMLADGYASASGQPERDPDDWPVIDGETWHRTRDLGVMDDGRLRLLGRADDVIISGGVNVHPLRVERALTAMPAIAEAVVVGVSDAEWGERVGAVVTVDPDATPPVLDDVRSALTTVLTRAELPRQLLVVHALPRLDSGKIDRRQARRLLESPNGDA
- a CDS encoding 1,4-dihydroxy-2-naphthoate polyprenyltransferase produces the protein MTTMQDWVAGARPRTLWTAVTPVAVGTACAIAVDGFHLLIALLALGVALSLQIASNYANDYSDGVRGTDMDRVGPDRLVASGKALPSSVKRAAFLMFGVGALLGLWLVIVAGQWWWLIVGALAIAAAWTYTGSSRPYGYDGWGEVSVFVFFGLVAVLGTMVAQAAQITWWAVVAAAGVGFTSVAMLMVNNIRDIETDALTGKRTLAVKLGPQRARHAFLGVMMAPVACALLVSFAHPWALLATIMALPSLLIGLAVRGPFEGRALAPIFMATSGVGLGYGVLLAVGIAL